A genome region from Triticum aestivum cultivar Chinese Spring chromosome 2B, IWGSC CS RefSeq v2.1, whole genome shotgun sequence includes the following:
- the LOC123041628 gene encoding BTB/POZ and MATH domain-containing protein 2-like → MAASQRPTERRASRCTPVTARATLVFEIVGYSLHKGMGVGKFIRSTTVSVGGHQWCIRYYPDGADTHANSQGHVSVYLELLNKGAKVRVLFDLKLINHVSGLASSVFAILKSPEVFDPHNTSGIGTGYTWGTPSFKKKSELEEFPYLRDDRLVIECDLTVIKEPLVATTAITAEVQIPPSDLAENFEKLLEVAEEADVTFEVEGEIFPAHKIVLAARSPVFKAELYGPMRGKCGQNITIEDMQPTVFKALLHFIYTDLLPSTGKLDDEEKKEMVRHLLVAADRYAMERMKMMCEDILCKTLDVQTVATTSALADQHHCSRLKDACAEFIMSSNRLDDVLASQGYVHLKKSCPAVSVNILESIMKLLKF, encoded by the coding sequence ATGGCAGCATCACAGAGGCCAACAGAAAGGAGGGCGTCGAGGTGCACCCCAGTGACGGCGCGGGCCACGCTCGTATTCGAGATCGTCGGGTACAGCCTGCATAAGGGCATGGGCGTCGGCAAATTCATCCGGTCCACCACCGTCTCCGTTGGCGGGCACCAATGGTGCATCCGCTACTACCCAGACGGGGCAGACACACACGCCAACAGCCAGGGCCACGTCTCAGTCTACCTGGAGCTCCTGAACAAGGGCGCTAAGGTAAGGGTGCTCTTTGACTTGAAGTTGATCAACCACGTCAGTGGGCTGGCGTCATCGGTTTTCGCAATCTTGAAATCCCCGGAAGTGTTCGATCCCCACAACACCAGTGGGATTGGGACCGGTTATACTTGGGGTACTCCAAGTTTTAAGAAGAAGAGTGAGCTGGAGGAGTTTCCTTATCTGCGGGATGACCGTCTTGTAATTGAGTGCGATCTAACTGTCATCAAGGAGCCACTTGTTGCGACCACCGCAATAACAGCTGAGGTCCAGATTCCAccctcagacttggcagaaaatttCGAAAAATTGCTAGAGGTGGCCGAGGAAGCAGATGTGACATTCGAGGTTGAAGGTGAGATTTTTCCTGCACATAAGATTGTGCTCGCAGCACGGTCTCCAGTCTTCAAGGCAGAGCTGTATGGACCGATGAGAGGCAAGTGTGGACAGAACATAACCATCGAAGACATGCAGCCTACTGTTTTTAAGGCATTACTTCACTTTATCTACACAGATCTATTGCCTTCCACGGGCAAACTTGATGATGAAGAGAAAAAGGAAATGGTCAGGCACTTACTAGTGGCTGCAGATCGGTATGCAATGGAAAGGATGAAGATGATGTGTGAAGACATTCTTTGCAAAACTCTTGATGTTCAGACTGTGGCAACCACGTCTGCTCTAGCTGATCAGCATCACTGTAGCAGGCTAAAAGATGCTTGTGCTGAATTTATCATGTCTTCAAATAGATTGGATGATGTGTTGGCAAGCCAAGGGTATGTGCACCTGAAGAAATCATGCCCTGCTGTCTCAGTAAATATCTTGGAGAGTATTATGAAGCTTCTCAAATTTTAG